From one Rhodamnia argentea isolate NSW1041297 chromosome 1, ASM2092103v1, whole genome shotgun sequence genomic stretch:
- the LOC115747094 gene encoding ADP-ribosylation factor 1-like, whose product MQVPTPSLLLLELILGECICCFLLLSVQAQPFESLASIFRIATMGLAISRFVKMLFAKKEMRILMVGLDAAGKTTILYKLKLGEIVTTIPTIGFNVETVEYKNVSFTVWDVGGQDKIRPLWRHYFQNTQGLIFVVDSNDRERISEARDELHRMLSEDELRDATLLVFANKQDLPNAMTVAEITDKLGLHSLRQRRWFIQAACATNGQGLYEGLDWLSSNITTKA is encoded by the exons ATGCAAGTCCCTACACCTTCCCTTTTGCTCCTAGAACTTATACTCGGTGAATGCATTTGCTGCTTCTTGCTGCTCTCTGTTCAAGCTCAACCATTTGAATCACTAGCTTCCATCTTTCGCA TTGCCACGATGGGCTTGGCGATATCTCGGTTCGTGAAGATGCTATTTGCCAAGAAGGAGATGAGGATTCTGATGGTGGGTCTTGATGCTGCCGGGAAAACAACCATCCTCTACAAGTTGAAGCTTGGCGAAATCGTCACCACAATTCCCACAATCG GATTCAATGTCGAAACTGTCGAGTACAAGAATGTGAGCTTCACCGTCTGGGATGTTGGCGGACAGGACAAG ATTCGACCCCTGTGGAGACACTATTTTCAGAACACCCAGGGACTTATCTTTGTGGTGGATAGCAATGACAGAGAGAGGATATCGGAAGCTAGGGACGAGCTTCATCGGATGCTGAGCGAG GACGAGCTGCGCGATGCAACACTGCTCGTGTTTGCGAATAAGCAAGACCTTCCGAATGCAATGACTGTTGCCGAGATTACAGATAAGTTGGGCCTGCACTCACTCCGACAGCGCCGCTG GTTCATACAGGCAGCCTGTGCAACCAATGGCCAAGGACTCTATGAAGGTCTGGATTGGTTATCCAGCAACATAACCACCAAG GCATAA
- the LOC115747057 gene encoding uncharacterized protein LOC115747057 encodes MDPSTGRGIDGKNALGAEQVSVVNTIDYCSSAGQGQEQRDVQITHQPHPKGDNPTSSGGLLAEAAALVVSTLESAKDVIAGK; translated from the exons ATGGATCCTTCAACCGGCAGG GGAATCGACGGCAAAAATGCATTGGGAGCGGAGCAAGTAAGCGTAGTGAACACAATTGATTATTGTTCATCGGCGGGGCAAGGCCAAGAACAAAGGGATGTGCAAATAACCCACCAACCCCATCCCAAGGGCGACAATCCCACGTCAAGCGGAGGCTTACTGGCCGAAGCTGCCGCTTTAGTTGTGTCTACCCTTGAATCCGCTAAGGATGTCATCGCTGGGAAATGA